GACTAGCAAAATAGGTTTATATTATGTTCTGTAACATCTCTCACATTGGTATCATCTGTCTCAAACAATCAGATTAAACACAGTGGTATCCCCTTGATTAAAATAGTCCAGAATCACTTTAAAGTACAAACTGTTTAATTTAAGAAACAATAAACTCCAAACTAATTTTCCTTTTAGAATCCAACTCAAAGTGTGCCACCTTTTGACACAATTATGGAGAAATAAAAATACCTGGCCAATACATCTGCAAACTGCATTTCTTTATAAATAAACCGTAAAATGTTCTTACCTACAGCTATTCTCCCCACAGTACATGGTGCAAATCTTTATTACAGGTGTGAATTGAATAATTCACTTCTCCCTATGAACTGTTGCAGCAAAAGACAGGCACCACTCACTGTGTTTTGGGTCTGTCCAAGCGTCCAATGAAATACCTGCACAATTTCTATACCCAGTGACGACTGTACCCTTGTCTTCCTCCTCTATACCCCTCACCTTGGCCCCCTCTCCCTCTAAACCCCCCACCAcctcctcttccccctccccTGCCACCCCACCCTCCTCTGCCTCCCCCATCTTGCCTCTTCTGCCAGGGGGGCATTTCTGGAGGAGGGGCATCAATCTCAGACGGTCGCCCTCCTCGATCGGGGACTTTGCCCATAAGAatctgcagaagaaaaaaattgCATTTGTTTACTTTCCCCACGGCATAAAAATATATTACAatcaacagtaaacaataaagccTCAAAGgggaaacaaaacaccaaacacaagAATGACTTCTCAAATGATCACACATCCAGGCAATCGTGTAAAATCATATGAACATATGTTATACTATCCTATAATGAATATGGATGCTTAAATCCAGGCTGTAACATACACGGTCTATCCAATTGGATTTGGCAACACCCTCGATTAGAGGTTTATCATGtgatgagacatgtgatcccCTGCAGGAATATAACACAGCTGTAGTTAACTTAGGCATTGCTGCtgatcaagtccacccaacaatACTGTACTTGTTCCCTGAAATGAATGGttactttcaagatgataatTCACCCATCCACTAGGCCAGTATTGTGTGAATTGTTTTAATAGCACGACTTCAAGCATTTTTCATGTCACCCTCCCCCTTCCCCCTCAAAACACTTTCAATCACCTTGTGTCGTctatgccattattattattattattattatttatttattagcagacgcccttatccagggcgacttacaattgttacaagatatcgcattatttttacatacaattacattcttttttacacattattgttacatacaattacccatttatacagttgggtttttactggagcaatctaggtaaagtaccttgctcaagggtacagcagcagtgtcaccccaccagggattgaacccacaaccctccggtcaagagtctagagccctaaccactactccacactgctgccccatgtcaCATAAAGGCTGTGATCAGGCAAACTTTGGCCAAACATGATATTAGGTACAGGtcttaataaagtggccagaaAGTGTATTTCCCTCTTCCTAGGTTAAATTACTATCTCATAAAGTGTGTATCGGAACCGTGAAAGGATTAAAGTGCTGAAAGTGGATACCTTGTTAATAGGACATGCTGTCCTTTCTCGAGTAGATCCACTACTTGTCTTTATGATATTGGAAAGGTCCTCTCGTGCTGCCAACAGATGTGCAACACTGATGATGGACTTGATGGACAGTGCATGTCTTTTGGGCTGATATGCTTTCGCCGTGTTGTCGGTGTGTGCCTGTAATGTTAACAAAACAAGCCTAAACTTTCTAAAGTACTGGTTTATACATAGCTAAAACCAAGCAACAGCCTATCCATAAAGCAGTTAGAAAACAACATGTAATAATCCTCAGGATTGTATCttctgaaagcagaaatgcaactcAATCTATTATAAGCTTGTACAGCAATCCACTAAGTTTCACTTTATGTCACTTTAAGGCGGGTAAACACAGATTAATTTAGTGCACAGCTTCTCGTTATTATGTACTGTTCCAACGTTAAATATGTAATATAGGTCCACCTAGACTGATGAGAAGTTAGAACAAGGTGATCTTTTTCCGataaatgtaacatgaaatacttgtactaaatgcaaaatacaagcaaagaaatgTAAGAAATTCCAAAAATACAAGCAAGATTTGACTAATTCTAAACTATATCAACACTAGTGCTCATAGATGAAAATGAAGGGCAATAGCATAGGCTAAAGGCAGGCCCAGAGCAAGCAAGCCCCATGAGAGAAATCCTTCACATCTCTGCAAGTGTACCTTAGGCATGATCAGAACACCCTCTGCCATTCAGTTTGGGGCACTGCTGAAGGACAGACTGACATTTGTGCCAAACTGtgaggtggttttgtgatgtccACTGTTGCAACCAACcaaatgaattattttgttaatttgaaTCTTAGTGCTCTAGTCCTGGACACCTACTTTGGCTCTCTCAGACCAGCTGAACGATTGCACTGTGACATCCAGCCGTTTTATCAGCATCCGTCTGCGACATTCATACTCTCCAGAAAGCATTGCATTAATCTTCTCCAGTTTCACCTGcagattaaaacaaacaaacaaacaaaaaacagagtgcAAAGCTGACCACCACCAGTCAGACTCCTCaaaagcagtttttaaaatactaatatGCAATAGAAAAGTGTGAACCCATTAAAGGGCAATTTACATTAACAACTTTGCCACCCTGAAATCAAACTCTTTTACAGTAATGTCTGatagatttctgttttaatgaGGCTGTTTTGAATTTCTGGCTGGCAGGAACTCAAACTTACATGACTGTATGTATTGTCAGGCTGAAATTCTCCATTACAAAAACACTTTCATGTAAAATATGAAACAATGTCTTACCCACTGATCCAAGGTTAGCGTCTGCTTGAATATTGGCTTTCCCACACAGTTGTTTGGGGCTTTTGCAAGGATATCCTTTatctaaagtaaaaataaatgattttaagAAACAGCTAGCAGATAAGTATCTCTACCAAATTTCAACAACGAGGCCAGTTAAATATGATTAATTCAACATTACCAATCAACAACAATCAAAAAGTAGCTTCTCTGACAATGTGattaaaacaatttgtattttagatgtgaTGTGTTGTTgcgtaattaacacattttaacaggtttaattaaattaaatgttatttaaaactggcaGACAAAAAAAGTTAAAGGGAATTATTGATATCATTTGAGTATATTTGCACATCCATACTGAGAAATGcagtgaattgttttattttacagcccCCAAAAGATGTAGATGTAAAGTGT
The Acipenser ruthenus chromosome 18, fAciRut3.2 maternal haplotype, whole genome shotgun sequence DNA segment above includes these coding regions:
- the LOC131698663 gene encoding protein FAM98B-like isoform X2, producing MEYDILDTLDDLGYTGPLLEEDTLAKAAENDDPESFQLEVSGLLKEMACPYPTLISGDIKDRLKKKEDCLKLILYLSSELQAARVLQGKLSQVHSAEEKSEVNLDLKAICKTLKLPEPSSMTSSQLFPNIETKIKDILAKAPNNCVGKPIFKQTLTLDQWVKLEKINAMLSGEYECRRRMLIKRLDVTVQSFSWSERAKAHTDNTAKAYQPKRHALSIKSIISVAHLLAAREDLSNIIKTSSGSTRERTACPINKILMGKVPDRGGRPSEIDAPPPEMPPWQKRQDGGGRGGWGGRGGGRGGGGGFRGRGGQGEGYRGGRQGYSRHWV
- the LOC131698663 gene encoding protein FAM98B-like isoform X1, whose amino-acid sequence is MEYDILDTLDDLGYTGPLLEEDTLAKAAENGLFSPEYINLCLWLTSQLKHLSLLQESISASADDPESFQLEVSGLLKEMACPYPTLISGDIKDRLKKKEDCLKLILYLSSELQAARVLQGKLSQVHSAEEKSEVNLDLKAICKTLKLPEPSSMTSSQLFPNIETKIKDILAKAPNNCVGKPIFKQTLTLDQWVKLEKINAMLSGEYECRRRMLIKRLDVTVQSFSWSERAKAHTDNTAKAYQPKRHALSIKSIISVAHLLAAREDLSNIIKTSSGSTRERTACPINKILMGKVPDRGGRPSEIDAPPPEMPPWQKRQDGGGRGGWGGRGGGRGGGGGFRGRGGQGEGYRGGRQGYSRHWV